A stretch of Macadamia integrifolia cultivar HAES 741 chromosome 7, SCU_Mint_v3, whole genome shotgun sequence DNA encodes these proteins:
- the LOC122083727 gene encoding internal alternative NAD(P)H-ubiquinone oxidoreductase A2, mitochondrial-like isoform X2 produces the protein MLSDVPGISEEEKSRLLHCVVIGGGPTGVEFSGELSDFIMRDVHQRYAHVKDYIHVTLIEANEILSSFDDRLRRYATKQLTKSGVRLVRGIVKDVQQQKIILDDGTEVPYGLLVWSTGVGPSPFTRSLQLPKSPGGRIGVDEWLRIPSMQDVFAIGDCCGFLESTGKPVLPALAQVAERQGKYLGSLLNKIGKAGGGHANSGWEIESEAPFVYKHLGSMATVGSYKALVDLRQSKEAKGLSLTGFVSWFIWRSAYLTRVISWRNRFYVAVNWATTFVFGRDISRI, from the exons ATGTTGTCTGATGTGCCTG GAATCTCAGAGGAAGAAAAAAGTAGACTATTACACTGTGTTGTCATAGGAGGTGGTCCTACTGGGGTTGAGTTCAGTGGAGAACTTAGTGATTTCATCATGAGAGATGTTCATCAAAGATACGCCCATGTGAAAGATTACATCCATGTAACCCTAATTGAG GCTAATGAGATATTATCATCCTTTGATGATCGCCTCAGGCGATATGCCACTAAGCAATTGACTAAG tcaggTGTACGTCTCGTCCGTGGAATTGTAAAAGACGTTCAGCAGCAGAAGATTATTCTTGATGATGGAACAGAGGTTCCGTATGGGTTGTTGGTGTGGTCTACAGGTGTTGGTCCTTCTCCTTTCACAAGATCTCTGCAACTTCCAAAATCTCCTGGTGGAAG GATTGGTGTTGATGAATGGTTGCGCATTCCTTCCATGCAGGATGTGTTTGCAATTGGTGACTGTTGCGGTTTTCTTGAAAGCACCGGCAAACCAGTACTTCCAGCTTTAGCTCAG GTAGCAGAGCGGCAGGGTAAATATCTTGGGAGCCTATTGAACAAGATTGGTAAAGCTGGTGGAGGGCATGCGAACAGTGGATGGGAAATCGAATCGGAGGCCCCATTTGTTTATAAACACTTGGGAAGCATGGCAACTGTTGGGAGTTACAAGGCTCTTGTGGATCTCAGACAAAGCAAG GAGGCAAAGGGGTTGTCTCTGACAGGATTTGTTAGTTGGTTTATTTGGCGGTCGGCATACTTAACACGAGTAATAAGCTGGAGAAATAGATTCTATGTTGCAGTAAATTGGGCTACCACATTCGTGTTTGGCCGTGATATAAGCCGTATCTGA
- the LOC122083727 gene encoding internal alternative NAD(P)H-ubiquinone oxidoreductase A2, mitochondrial-like isoform X1 yields MAWFRSLINVYSIKSSSIKHKYLNPSSPFLFTSLLQHFSSESTLQIPSPNDHHYTGLGPTKPGEKPRIVVLGSGWAGCRLMKGIDTNIYDVVCVSPRNHMVFTPLLASTCVGTLEFRSVAEPVGRIQPAISREPGSFLFLANCKELDADNHVVKCETVTDGEKTLKPWNFNISYDKLVIAAGAVASTFGIHGVKEHAIFLREVHHAQQIRRKLLLNLMLSDVPGISEEEKSRLLHCVVIGGGPTGVEFSGELSDFIMRDVHQRYAHVKDYIHVTLIEANEILSSFDDRLRRYATKQLTKSGVRLVRGIVKDVQQQKIILDDGTEVPYGLLVWSTGVGPSPFTRSLQLPKSPGGRIGVDEWLRIPSMQDVFAIGDCCGFLESTGKPVLPALAQVAERQGKYLGSLLNKIGKAGGGHANSGWEIESEAPFVYKHLGSMATVGSYKALVDLRQSKEAKGLSLTGFVSWFIWRSAYLTRVISWRNRFYVAVNWATTFVFGRDISRI; encoded by the exons ATGGCTTGGTTCAGAAGCCTCATTAATGTTTACTCCATTAAGTCTTCTTCAATTAAGCACAAATACTTGAACCCatcttctcctttcctcttcacATCTTTGTTGCAGCATTTCAGCAGTGAATCAACACTTCAAATCCCATCTCCAAATGATCATCACTACACTGGTCTCGGGCCAACTAAGCCTGGTGAGAAGCCGAGGATTGTGGTTTTGGGTTCGGGATGGGCTGGTTGCAGGCTTATGAAAGGTATAGACACCAATATCTATGATGTAGTCTGTGTGTCACCTCGGAATCATATGGTTTTCACTCCTCTGTTAGCTTCCACCTGTGTTGGTACCCTTGAATTTCGATCTGTAGCTGAACCAGTCGGAAGGATTCAACCTGCTATTTCTAGGGAACCTggttctttcctctttcttgcTAATTGCAAGGAACTTGATGCTGATAACCATGTG GTGAAATGTGAGACTGTGACGGATGGAGAGAAAACCCTGAAGCCTTGGAACTTTAACATCTCATACGATAAGTTAGTTATTGCAGCAGGAGCTGTGGCCTCAACTTTTGGAATCCATGGAGTGAAGGAACATGCTATTTTTCTTCGTGAAGTTCATCATGCTCAACAAATCCGTAGGAAGTTACTCCTGAATCTAATGTTGTCTGATGTGCCTG GAATCTCAGAGGAAGAAAAAAGTAGACTATTACACTGTGTTGTCATAGGAGGTGGTCCTACTGGGGTTGAGTTCAGTGGAGAACTTAGTGATTTCATCATGAGAGATGTTCATCAAAGATACGCCCATGTGAAAGATTACATCCATGTAACCCTAATTGAG GCTAATGAGATATTATCATCCTTTGATGATCGCCTCAGGCGATATGCCACTAAGCAATTGACTAAG tcaggTGTACGTCTCGTCCGTGGAATTGTAAAAGACGTTCAGCAGCAGAAGATTATTCTTGATGATGGAACAGAGGTTCCGTATGGGTTGTTGGTGTGGTCTACAGGTGTTGGTCCTTCTCCTTTCACAAGATCTCTGCAACTTCCAAAATCTCCTGGTGGAAG GATTGGTGTTGATGAATGGTTGCGCATTCCTTCCATGCAGGATGTGTTTGCAATTGGTGACTGTTGCGGTTTTCTTGAAAGCACCGGCAAACCAGTACTTCCAGCTTTAGCTCAG GTAGCAGAGCGGCAGGGTAAATATCTTGGGAGCCTATTGAACAAGATTGGTAAAGCTGGTGGAGGGCATGCGAACAGTGGATGGGAAATCGAATCGGAGGCCCCATTTGTTTATAAACACTTGGGAAGCATGGCAACTGTTGGGAGTTACAAGGCTCTTGTGGATCTCAGACAAAGCAAG GAGGCAAAGGGGTTGTCTCTGACAGGATTTGTTAGTTGGTTTATTTGGCGGTCGGCATACTTAACACGAGTAATAAGCTGGAGAAATAGATTCTATGTTGCAGTAAATTGGGCTACCACATTCGTGTTTGGCCGTGATATAAGCCGTATCTGA